The genomic stretch GACGTACTGCACGTACCCTACCGCAACAGCGGCGAGGCGCGCAGCGGCGTGATCGGCGGCCAGGTGCAGATGATGATCGACGCGGTTCCGGCGATGGCGCCCAATATCGCCGAAAATCAGGTGCGCGCACTCGCGACCACCGGCAAGACGCGCTCGACGGTGCTGCCCAACGTGCCGACGGTGACCGAGGCCGGCATTCCCGGCTATGAGGCCACAATCTGGCTCGGACTGATGGCGCCGGCGGGCACGCCCAAGCCGATCATCGACAAGCTCAATGCGGCCGTGAATGCCGCAATCAAACGGCCCGACATCGTCAAACTCTGGACCGCGCAGGGCGCAGTTCCGATGTCGATGACTCCTGAGGAATTCGACAAATTCCTCCGCGGCGATATTGTGAAATGGGCTGAAGTCGTCAAGAAATTCGATAAGCCGCAATAGAGATCCTTCAACCAAGGTCCGCCTCGATGCCGAGCGTTCGATTTCGCCTCAATGGCGCCGAGATGGATGTCGACGCCGATCCCGATCGATCACTGCTGGATATATTGCGCGGGCCGCTTGGCATGACCGGACCGCATTTCGGCTGCGGCGCCGGCGAATGCGGCGCCTGCAACGTCATTATCGGCGATCGCGCGGTGGCCGCCTGCGATACGCCGCTATGGTCGATCGTGGACAAGGACGTCACGACACCCGAGGGGCTCGGAACCGCCGAGCGACCGCATCCGCTGCAGCGCGCCTTCATCGCCGAGCAGGCGTTGCAGTGCGGCTATTGCGTTTCCGGCATCCTGA from Bradyrhizobium sp. Ash2021 encodes the following:
- a CDS encoding 2Fe-2S iron-sulfur cluster-binding protein — encoded protein: MPSVRFRLNGAEMDVDADPDRSLLDILRGPLGMTGPHFGCGAGECGACNVIIGDRAVAACDTPLWSIVDKDVTTPEGLGTAERPHPLQRAFIAEQALQCGYCVSGILMSAAALLMRNPTPSSQEVKQALDGNLCRCGSHNRMVRAVLRAADEMAAR